A single Desulfovibrio piger DNA region contains:
- the proB gene encoding glutamate 5-kinase — MERQADWRQEKAQALARARVVVIKVGSAVLTDARGLGTPVLESLARQMAALRTAPDGHERRLVLVSSGAVAAGRAVLRAHGHSGETSGLSARQAAAAVGQGQLMRAWDEVFRAHDFPTAQVLLTRDDLRARQRFLNARNTFAELMDWGVLPIVNENDTVSVSELKFGDNDCLASLLVNLIGADLYINLTSAPGVYAANPQDVPDAGILECVEDVAGLDLGRMCGGKTSVGTGGMYSKLQAARRAAQLGVPTLILPGREADVLARAFAGEAVGTWIRPEEHAIPRRKFWLAYQSDPAGTVLVDAGAAEALLSKGGSLLPGGVRQVLGNFQKGALVRVARLGESDSHAGLGVGLSNYSAADLRKIMGLRRHEVAAILGDAHYPEVIHRDNLLMDAAV; from the coding sequence ATGGAAAGACAGGCCGATTGGCGACAGGAAAAAGCACAGGCACTGGCCCGTGCCCGTGTGGTGGTCATCAAGGTGGGCAGTGCGGTATTGACCGATGCCCGGGGGCTGGGCACGCCCGTGCTGGAAAGCCTGGCCCGTCAGATGGCCGCCCTGCGCACCGCGCCGGACGGGCATGAACGCCGTCTGGTGCTGGTCTCTTCCGGGGCCGTGGCGGCCGGTCGCGCCGTCCTGCGTGCCCACGGCCACAGCGGCGAGACCTCCGGCCTGTCCGCCCGCCAGGCGGCTGCCGCTGTGGGACAGGGCCAGCTCATGCGCGCCTGGGACGAGGTCTTCCGCGCCCATGATTTTCCCACCGCGCAGGTGCTGCTCACCCGCGACGACCTGCGCGCCCGGCAGCGCTTCCTCAATGCCCGCAACACCTTTGCCGAGCTCATGGACTGGGGCGTGCTGCCCATCGTCAACGAGAACGACACGGTTTCGGTCAGCGAGCTCAAATTCGGTGACAACGACTGCCTGGCCAGCCTGCTGGTCAACCTTATCGGTGCCGACCTCTACATCAACCTGACCTCGGCTCCCGGCGTCTACGCGGCCAACCCGCAGGACGTGCCCGACGCGGGCATCCTGGAATGCGTGGAGGACGTGGCGGGCCTGGATCTGGGCCGCATGTGCGGCGGCAAGACCAGCGTGGGCACCGGCGGCATGTATTCCAAATTGCAGGCCGCGCGCCGTGCCGCCCAGCTGGGCGTGCCCACCCTCATCCTGCCCGGCCGGGAGGCGGACGTGCTGGCGCGCGCCTTTGCCGGCGAGGCCGTGGGCACCTGGATCCGTCCCGAGGAACACGCCATCCCGCGGCGCAAGTTCTGGCTGGCCTACCAGTCCGATCCGGCGGGCACGGTGCTGGTGGATGCCGGTGCGGCCGAGGCCCTGCTCAGCAAGGGCGGCAGCCTGCTGCCCGGCGGTGTGCGGCAGGTGCTGGGCAATTTCCAGAAAGGCGCGCTGGTGCGCGTGGCCCGCCTGGGCGAGAGCGACAGCCACGCCGGCCTGGGCGTGGGCCTGTCCAATTACAGCGCCGCGGACCTGCGCAAGATCATGGGCCTGCGGCGCCATGAGGTGGCCGCCATCCTGGGCGACGCCCATTACCCCGAGGTCATCCACCGCGACAATCTGCTCATGGATGCCGCCGTCTAG
- a CDS encoding DUF805 domain-containing protein, which yields MSGKHTVMTPGAAIAACFGKFARCYGRSCRAEFIWFLLFFLVLGALAVWFTSPMIVGMLWALLMIPLSAVGIRRLHDLNLPGGIWTVWLTITVILPMFGLSNYMNNEGHLSDYMLYLHYAWLFITGTLLLFLCFAGGQEGPNKYGPVPCVKAAAAADEEEGAKEG from the coding sequence ATGTCCGGCAAACACACTGTCATGACGCCCGGGGCGGCCATCGCCGCCTGTTTCGGCAAATTCGCCCGCTGCTACGGTCGCAGCTGCCGGGCCGAGTTCATCTGGTTCCTGCTGTTCTTCCTGGTCCTGGGGGCCCTGGCCGTGTGGTTCACCTCGCCCATGATCGTGGGCATGCTCTGGGCCCTGCTGATGATCCCGCTCAGCGCCGTGGGCATCCGCCGCCTGCATGACCTGAACCTGCCCGGCGGCATCTGGACGGTCTGGCTGACCATCACCGTCATCCTGCCCATGTTCGGCCTTTCCAACTACATGAACAACGAAGGGCACCTTTCGGATTACATGCTCTATCTGCACTATGCCTGGCTGTTCATCACCGGCACGCTGCTGCTCTTCCTCTGCTTCGCCGGCGGACAGGAAGGCCCCAACAAGTACGGCCCGGTGCCGTGCGTGAAGGCCGCCGCTGCCGCGGACGAGGAAGAGGGGGCCAAAGAAGGCTAG
- a CDS encoding 2-oxoacid:acceptor oxidoreductase family protein produces MAKYQDVIIAGFGGQGVMLIGNLLAQAGMEHGLEVSFIPVYGAEMRGGTANCTVVLDEHPVGSPLVNTPRSIIVLNEPSLAKFQPRLHPDGVQIVNASLISEGLLDGRHRTVYIPVNDIAHELGNVKLANMVALGAWIKATGSLPLDAVQEALNRVVSAHYAKLIPVNAKALQAGYDFA; encoded by the coding sequence ATGGCTAAGTATCAGGACGTCATCATCGCCGGTTTCGGCGGCCAGGGCGTCATGCTCATCGGCAACCTGCTGGCCCAGGCCGGTATGGAACACGGCCTCGAAGTGAGCTTCATCCCGGTCTACGGCGCCGAGATGCGCGGCGGCACCGCCAACTGCACCGTGGTGCTGGACGAACATCCCGTGGGCTCGCCCCTGGTCAACACGCCCCGCTCCATCATCGTGCTCAACGAGCCCTCGCTGGCCAAGTTCCAGCCCCGCCTGCACCCCGACGGCGTGCAGATCGTCAACGCCTCGCTCATCTCCGAAGGCCTGCTGGACGGCAGGCACCGCACGGTCTACATCCCGGTCAACGACATCGCCCACGAACTGGGCAATGTGAAGCTGGCCAACATGGTGGCCCTGGGCGCCTGGATCAAGGCCACCGGCTCCCTGCCCCTGGACGCCGTGCAGGAGGCCCTCAACCGCGTGGTCAGCGCCCACTACGCCAAGCTGATCCCGGTCAACGCCAAGGCCCTGCAGGCCGGCTACGACTTCGCGTAA
- a CDS encoding thiamine pyrophosphate-dependent enzyme: MHAHELEQALVPQDGETLVFDTNPVLNERVTHYCPGCHHGIAHRLVSEVLHELGVADRTILVASVGCATFTYDYFNVDGLEAPHGRACAVATGVRRARPESVVFTYQGDGDMGAIGLAESIHAANRGELITGIFINNTVYGMTGGQMAPTTLLGQKTTTSPRGRDMARHEGGPIRMAELMAQLSGVAYSERCALDSVKHVRAAKKALRKAFEVQLQGLGFGFVELLSGCPTNWHMDPVSANRRISEAMIPVFPLGVYKDVTAQAESEVQHG, from the coding sequence ATGCACGCGCACGAACTTGAACAGGCCCTTGTGCCCCAGGATGGCGAGACCCTGGTCTTCGACACCAATCCCGTGCTCAACGAGCGCGTGACCCACTACTGCCCCGGCTGCCACCACGGCATCGCCCACCGACTGGTGAGCGAGGTGCTGCACGAGCTGGGCGTGGCCGACAGGACCATCCTGGTGGCCTCCGTGGGCTGCGCCACCTTCACCTATGACTACTTCAACGTGGACGGGCTCGAAGCCCCCCACGGCCGTGCCTGCGCCGTGGCCACCGGCGTGCGCCGCGCCCGTCCCGAAAGCGTGGTCTTCACCTATCAGGGCGACGGCGACATGGGCGCCATCGGGCTGGCCGAGTCCATCCACGCGGCCAACCGCGGCGAGCTCATCACCGGCATCTTCATCAACAACACCGTCTACGGCATGACCGGCGGCCAGATGGCCCCCACCACCCTGCTGGGCCAGAAGACCACCACCAGCCCCCGCGGCCGCGACATGGCCCGCCACGAAGGCGGCCCCATCCGCATGGCCGAACTCATGGCCCAGCTCTCCGGCGTGGCCTATTCCGAGCGCTGCGCCCTGGACAGCGTCAAGCATGTGCGCGCGGCCAAGAAGGCCCTGCGCAAGGCCTTCGAAGTGCAGCTGCAGGGCCTGGGCTTCGGCTTCGTGGAGCTGCTCTCCGGCTGCCCCACCAACTGGCATATGGACCCCGTCAGCGCCAACAGGCGCATCAGCGAGGCCATGATCCCTGTATTCCCTCTGGGCGTGTACAAAGACGTGACCGCCCAGGCCGAAAGCGAGGTGCAGCATGGCTAA
- the vorB gene encoding 3-methyl-2-oxobutanoate dehydrogenase subunit VorB: protein MSHDRILIKGNEAVAFGALDAGCRCYFGYPITPQNEIPETMSLRLPECGGQFVQAESEVAAINMLLGAGACGIPAMTSSSSCGISLMQEGISYMAGSHIPAVIVNMERGGPGLGDIGPSQGDYFQAVKGGGHGDHRNLVLAPSTAQECYDMMFLAFALAFKYANPVMLLGDAIVAQIKEPVRRQPPADALSPEALAELAAPWRMEGYGKRGPGARPRLLKSVYLAEGALAARNRLLMEKYAAMQAEACAECWNTDDAELVVVAFGSMARIARSAVRKLREEGLKAGLFRPKTLYPFPAGALRALAPGRRFLVIEQNTGQMVEDVRLSLMGENARVDWHGVMPGLFIGADALEDPIRQACKEN from the coding sequence ATGAGTCACGACCGCATTCTCATCAAAGGCAATGAAGCCGTGGCCTTTGGCGCCCTGGACGCCGGCTGCCGCTGCTATTTCGGCTATCCCATCACGCCGCAGAACGAGATCCCCGAGACCATGTCCCTCCGGCTGCCCGAATGCGGCGGCCAGTTCGTGCAGGCCGAGAGCGAAGTGGCCGCCATCAACATGCTGCTGGGCGCCGGCGCCTGCGGCATCCCGGCCATGACCTCCTCGTCCAGCTGCGGCATCTCGCTGATGCAGGAAGGCATCTCCTACATGGCGGGCAGCCATATCCCCGCCGTCATCGTCAACATGGAGCGCGGCGGCCCGGGCCTGGGCGACATCGGCCCCTCGCAGGGCGACTACTTCCAGGCCGTCAAGGGCGGCGGTCACGGCGACCACCGCAACCTGGTGCTGGCCCCCTCCACGGCGCAGGAATGCTATGACATGATGTTCCTCGCCTTCGCCCTGGCCTTCAAGTACGCCAACCCGGTCATGCTGCTGGGCGACGCCATCGTGGCCCAGATCAAGGAGCCCGTGCGACGCCAGCCCCCGGCCGACGCCCTGAGCCCCGAGGCCCTGGCCGAACTGGCCGCGCCCTGGCGCATGGAAGGCTACGGCAAGCGCGGCCCCGGCGCCAGGCCCCGTCTGCTCAAGTCCGTGTACCTGGCCGAAGGCGCCCTGGCCGCCCGCAACCGCCTGCTCATGGAAAAATACGCCGCCATGCAGGCCGAAGCCTGCGCCGAATGCTGGAACACCGACGACGCCGAACTCGTGGTGGTGGCCTTCGGCTCCATGGCCCGCATCGCCCGCAGCGCCGTCCGCAAGCTGCGCGAAGAAGGCCTCAAGGCGGGCCTGTTCCGTCCCAAGACGCTCTATCCCTTCCCGGCCGGCGCCCTGCGCGCCCTGGCTCCGGGCCGCCGCTTTCTGGTCATCGAACAGAACACCGGCCAGATGGTGGAAGACGTGCGCCTGTCCCTCATGGGCGAGAACGCCAGGGTGGACTGGCACGGCGTCATGCCCGGCCTGTTCATCGGCGCCGATGCCCTGGAAGATCCCATCCGTCAGGCCTGCAAGGAGAACTAA
- a CDS encoding 4Fe-4S dicluster domain-containing protein — MSRIVFLEERCKGCGLCAAVCPAHIIRPSGRFNRQGYEVMETEGRCTGCASCALMCPDVAIRVFKSQKTEKTA, encoded by the coding sequence ATGTCGCGAATTGTTTTTCTGGAAGAACGCTGCAAGGGCTGCGGCCTGTGCGCAGCGGTCTGCCCGGCGCACATCATTCGCCCCTCGGGACGGTTCAACCGCCAGGGCTATGAGGTGATGGAAACCGAAGGCCGCTGTACGGGCTGCGCCTCCTGTGCGCTCATGTGCCCGGACGTGGCCATCCGTGTCTTCAAATCCCAAAAAACGGAGAAGACCGCATGA
- the queA gene encoding tRNA preQ1(34) S-adenosylmethionine ribosyltransferase-isomerase QueA produces MPPVFVSEDDFLLQNYTYELPQEQIAQYPPDQRGASRLLTMRRSGALGLEHHMFSDLPDCLPEGALLVANNSRVLQARLLGSRSTGGKVEFLLLTPLPLVRADATPVKGREDTWCAEVSGLIRSGGSVREGETLHFGAGISVTILECGTFGHRRVRMCWKGDVAEAFAATGHIPLPPYIKRSDAEEDFSRYQTIYAREEKTGSVAAPTAGLHFTDELRETLRRRGFQWAEVTLYVGYGTFSPVRCEDIRNHQMHREYVELPEETADAIAEAKARHRPVIAVGTTSVRTLEGVAQVCGRAKPFAGWTDIFLYPGRPFRVVDGIITNFHLPESSLLMLVSAFAGRKRILEAYQEAVKEGYRFFSYGDAMLIR; encoded by the coding sequence ATGCCGCCTGTTTTCGTTTCCGAAGATGATTTTCTGCTGCAAAACTATACCTATGAGCTGCCCCAGGAGCAGATAGCCCAGTATCCCCCGGACCAGCGGGGCGCGTCGCGCCTGCTGACCATGCGCCGCAGCGGTGCCCTGGGCCTGGAACACCACATGTTCAGCGACCTGCCGGACTGCCTGCCCGAAGGCGCCCTGCTGGTGGCCAACAATTCCCGCGTGCTGCAGGCACGGCTGCTGGGCAGCCGCAGTACCGGCGGCAAGGTGGAATTCCTGCTGCTGACGCCCCTGCCGCTGGTGCGGGCCGACGCCACGCCCGTCAAGGGCCGCGAGGACACCTGGTGCGCCGAGGTCAGCGGCCTGATCCGTTCCGGGGGTAGCGTGCGCGAAGGCGAGACCCTGCATTTCGGCGCGGGCATCAGTGTGACCATCCTCGAATGCGGCACCTTCGGCCACCGGCGTGTGCGCATGTGCTGGAAGGGCGACGTGGCCGAGGCCTTCGCCGCCACCGGGCACATCCCCCTGCCGCCCTACATCAAGCGCTCCGATGCCGAGGAAGATTTCAGCCGTTACCAGACCATCTACGCCCGCGAGGAGAAGACCGGCTCCGTGGCCGCGCCCACGGCGGGCCTGCACTTTACCGACGAGCTGCGCGAGACCCTGCGCCGCCGCGGTTTCCAGTGGGCCGAAGTGACCCTCTATGTGGGCTACGGCACCTTCAGCCCCGTGCGCTGCGAGGACATCCGCAACCACCAGATGCACCGGGAATATGTGGAACTGCCCGAAGAGACGGCCGACGCCATCGCCGAGGCCAAGGCCCGGCACCGGCCCGTCATCGCCGTGGGCACCACCTCGGTGCGCACGCTGGAGGGCGTGGCCCAGGTCTGCGGCCGGGCCAAGCCCTTTGCCGGCTGGACGGACATCTTCCTCTATCCCGGCCGTCCCTTCCGCGTGGTGGACGGGATCATCACCAATTTCCACCTGCCCGAGTCCTCCCTGCTGATGCTGGTCTCGGCCTTCGCGGGCCGCAAACGCATCCTGGAGGCCTATCAGGAGGCCGTGAAGGAAGGCTACCGCTTCTTCTCCTACGGGGATGCCATGCTCATCCGGTAG
- the coaBC gene encoding bifunctional phosphopantothenoylcysteine decarboxylase/phosphopantothenate--cysteine ligase CoaBC, which produces MSASPFRSSRRFAGRRLHLGVCGSIACYKALDLLRALHALDIHVSVTLTDGARRFVTPLLFEALGAMPVYGRMFEGDEVFDHLEPGQRAQAMLVAPASADALSRLAAGAASDMLSAQALAFDGPLVVAPAMNPRMWRHPATQDNVATLRRRGAEIVVPGCGGTACGDTGQGRLAPVEDLFLAALRALSPQDMAGQRVMLTMGPTREKWDGVRYWTNPSSGTMGAALATAAWLRGAGVTAVCGPGCPDLPAGVERIGVGSAREMFEAASDCWPHMDMGLFCAAVADFSPEPLGPQKFKKEGRQDGFSIRFTANPDILRTLSQQRREGQKVLGFAAETTPDMESLLELARGKRARKDVDLLAGNRVNSGDSGFGAATNSMAVVDRTGHEEIWPNQSKADVAWDLCSWLLRL; this is translated from the coding sequence GTGAGCGCGTCGCCCTTCCGCAGCAGCCGCCGTTTCGCGGGCAGGCGCCTGCATCTGGGCGTGTGCGGCTCCATCGCCTGCTACAAGGCGCTGGATCTGCTGCGCGCCCTGCACGCCCTGGACATCCACGTTTCCGTCACCCTCACCGACGGCGCGCGCCGTTTCGTGACGCCCCTGCTCTTCGAGGCCCTGGGCGCCATGCCGGTCTATGGCCGCATGTTCGAGGGCGACGAGGTCTTCGATCATCTGGAACCGGGCCAGCGGGCCCAGGCCATGCTGGTGGCCCCGGCCTCGGCCGACGCCCTGTCGCGTCTGGCGGCCGGAGCGGCGTCGGACATGCTTTCGGCGCAGGCGCTGGCCTTTGACGGGCCGCTGGTGGTGGCCCCGGCCATGAACCCGCGCATGTGGCGGCATCCGGCCACGCAGGACAATGTGGCCACCCTGCGGCGGCGCGGGGCCGAGATCGTCGTGCCCGGCTGCGGCGGCACGGCCTGCGGCGATACCGGCCAGGGCCGTCTGGCCCCGGTGGAGGACCTTTTCCTGGCCGCCCTGCGTGCCCTTTCGCCGCAGGACATGGCGGGACAGCGCGTCATGCTGACCATGGGGCCCACCCGCGAGAAGTGGGACGGCGTGCGCTACTGGACCAATCCCAGCAGCGGCACCATGGGCGCGGCGCTGGCCACGGCCGCCTGGCTGCGCGGGGCCGGGGTCACGGCCGTGTGCGGGCCCGGCTGCCCCGACCTGCCCGCCGGGGTGGAGCGCATCGGCGTGGGCAGTGCCCGCGAGATGTTCGAGGCCGCGTCCGACTGCTGGCCCCATATGGACATGGGCCTGTTCTGTGCCGCCGTGGCGGATTTCTCGCCCGAGCCGCTGGGCCCGCAGAAGTTCAAGAAAGAAGGACGGCAGGACGGTTTCAGCATCCGCTTCACGGCCAATCCCGACATTTTGCGGACCCTGTCGCAGCAGCGGCGGGAAGGGCAGAAAGTGCTGGGCTTCGCGGCCGAGACCACGCCCGACATGGAAAGCCTGCTGGAGCTGGCCCGGGGCAAGCGCGCCCGCAAGGATGTCGACCTGCTGGCGGGCAACCGCGTCAACAGCGGTGACAGCGGCTTTGGCGCGGCCACCAACAGCATGGCCGTGGTGGACCGTACCGGCCATGAAGAGATCTGGCCCAACCAGAGCAAGGCCGACGTGGCCTGGGATCTTTGTTCGTGGCTTTTGCGCCTGTAA
- a CDS encoding LysO family transporter, translated as MFTAIGLMLTGIALGFALRSFQWPELLGRAISPTIMLMLFALGVAVGGNKALMADLPVLGGKALVLTVACVAGSIICIMAVRRFFPGAGPRRHADAGDGSEDAGAAMSLRHDREDGEGRA; from the coding sequence ATGTTCACTGCTATCGGACTGATGCTCACGGGCATCGCCCTGGGCTTTGCCCTGCGCTCGTTCCAGTGGCCCGAACTGCTGGGCCGCGCCATCTCCCCCACCATCATGCTCATGCTCTTCGCCCTCGGCGTGGCCGTGGGCGGCAACAAGGCCCTGATGGCCGACCTGCCCGTGCTGGGCGGCAAGGCCCTGGTGCTCACCGTGGCCTGTGTGGCGGGCAGCATCATCTGCATCATGGCCGTGCGCCGCTTTTTCCCCGGTGCCGGGCCCCGGCGCCATGCGGACGCCGGGGACGGCAGCGAGGACGCGGGCGCGGCCATGAGCCTGCGCCATGACCGGGAAGACGGGGAGGGCCGGGCATGA
- a CDS encoding lysine exporter LysO family protein: protein MSGSLMILGCFVLGVLLARLGWIPDYFLEHDGTLYVLYALMFLVGISIGHDRRLGEILRTLRPRVLLLPLATTVGTFAGAALASITLAYSLSECLAVGSGFAYYSLSSIFITQYKGAELGTVALLANIMRELATLLFTPLMVRWISPLAAISCGGASTMDSTLPVITRFAGRQWVFVSIVHAMILDFSVPFWVTFFCTL, encoded by the coding sequence ATGAGCGGGAGCCTGATGATCCTGGGCTGTTTCGTGCTGGGCGTGCTGCTGGCCCGGCTGGGCTGGATACCGGACTATTTCCTGGAGCACGACGGCACGCTCTATGTGCTCTATGCGCTGATGTTCCTGGTGGGCATCTCCATCGGGCACGACCGCCGTCTGGGCGAGATATTGCGTACCCTGCGGCCCCGGGTGCTGCTGCTGCCCCTGGCCACCACCGTGGGCACCTTTGCCGGGGCGGCCCTGGCCAGCATCACGCTGGCCTATTCCCTGAGCGAATGCCTGGCCGTGGGCTCGGGCTTTGCCTATTATTCCCTTTCGTCCATCTTCATCACCCAGTACAAGGGCGCGGAGCTGGGCACCGTGGCCCTGCTGGCCAACATCATGCGCGAGCTGGCCACATTGCTTTTCACGCCGCTCATGGTACGCTGGATCAGCCCGCTGGCCGCCATCTCGTGCGGCGGCGCGTCCACCATGGATTCCACCCTGCCGGTCATCACCCGCTTCGCGGGCAGGCAGTGGGTGTTCGTTTCCATCGTGCACGCCATGATCCTGGATTTCAGCGTGCCTTTCTGGGTGACCTTCTTCTGTACCCTGTAA
- a CDS encoding DVU0298 family protein, producing MARMRAVKQQLKDLLSAPDWRDHLPGLRSMGQPAVGPLFSFLLLEPLMRHKAALALGQVVAGLEEGSAEDMHNIMRRLMWHMNEESGNIGWGIPEAFGEVLAACPRAAREFHRVLISYVIDLGRDDNFCDHGPLRRSCFWAIGRLAQARPELAASARPWLLKGLEDEDIPCRGMAAWALAQLPRDFMDAPALRRLAEAGHEEICEIFDGEKMVEKTVSGLAREALG from the coding sequence ATGGCCCGTATGCGTGCCGTCAAACAGCAACTGAAAGACCTGCTTTCCGCGCCCGACTGGCGTGACCATCTGCCCGGACTGCGCTCCATGGGGCAGCCCGCCGTGGGGCCGCTCTTCTCCTTCCTGCTGCTGGAGCCGCTCATGCGCCACAAGGCCGCCCTGGCCCTGGGGCAGGTGGTGGCCGGTCTGGAAGAGGGCAGCGCCGAGGACATGCACAACATCATGCGCCGCCTCATGTGGCACATGAACGAGGAATCCGGCAACATCGGCTGGGGCATCCCCGAAGCCTTCGGCGAAGTGCTGGCCGCCTGTCCCCGCGCGGCCAGGGAGTTCCACCGGGTGCTCATCTCCTATGTCATCGACCTGGGCCGGGACGACAACTTCTGCGACCACGGCCCGCTGCGCCGTTCCTGCTTCTGGGCCATCGGCCGCCTGGCCCAGGCCCGGCCGGAACTGGCCGCCAGCGCCCGGCCCTGGCTGCTCAAGGGCCTGGAGGACGAGGACATCCCCTGCCGCGGCATGGCCGCCTGGGCCCTTGCCCAGCTGCCCCGCGACTTCATGGATGCCCCGGCCCTGCGCCGTCTGGCCGAGGCCGGGCATGAGGAGATCTGCGAGATCTTCGACGGTGAGAAGATGGTCGAGAAGACCGTTTCCGGGCTGGCCCGCGAGGCCCTGGGGTAG